Sequence from the Hamadaea flava genome:
CACCGTGTGCGAGCACCGAGTCCCCGGACAAGGCGGTCAACGGCAGTACGGGTGGCGGCAACAGCGACAAGTTCTGTTCGCTGACGGCACCGAGCTTCCTGCAGGTTGATCTAGGTTCGGTCCAACAGCTCAGCAGCTTCGTGGTCAAGCACGCGGCCGCGGGCGGGGAGCCGGCGAGCCTCAACACCAAGGCGTTCACCATTCAAACCTCGACGGACGGTTCGACATGGGCCACCCCGGTGACGGTGACGTCCAACGTGGATGGCACCACGACCCATCCGATCGCGGCCACCTCAGCCCGCTACGTCAAGCTCAGCGTGACCACTCCGACGCAGACCGCGGACACCGCGACGCGAATCTATGAGCTTGAGGTCTACGGCGGCGACAGCACGCCCGCTCCCGTCAATGTGGCCCTCAACCGTCCGGCGACCGGCAGCACCGCGTGCGCGAGCGCCGAAGGTCCCGAGAAGGCGGTCAACGGCAGCGTCTCCGGCGGCAACAGCGACAAGTTCTGCTCCGGCGTCGCCAACGCGTGGCTGCAGGTCGACCTCGGATCGGCGACGAGCATCTCCCGGTTCGAGGTGGCACATGCCGCCGCGGGCGGGGAGTCGGCCACCTTCAACACGAAGAACTTCACCATCCAGGTCTCCGTCGACGGGACCACGTGGACCACACCCGTCACCGTCACCAACAACACCGCGGGCCTGACCACCCATCCGGTCAGCGGGGTCAGCGGTCGCTACGTGCGGCTGAACATCCAGACCCCGACCCAGACCACCGACGGGGCGACCCGCGTCTACGAGCTGCGGGTCTTCGGATAGCCGCCGTGCGCCGATGGACCCGGCGCGGGCTGCGGCGAGGAATATTCAGCCGTATTCAAAGCGGGGCCTGGAGGTAGGTGAGCTGGCATGCTGATCGATGGACGGATCCTGCGAGCCGCACGGGTGCAAGCGGGGATCTCGATGCGGGGCATGTCGCGCCGCACCGGGATCTCCTACAGTCATCTATCGAATGTGGAGCGTGGCGATCGGACGGCCACCCCGGCTGTGATTGCGGCATATCGGCGTGCGCTGGCCGACAAGGGCCACACCTTGAAGACGGAAGGTGAGGATGTGCAACGCCGCGAAGTGTTGGAGCTGCTGCGGGATGTCGGCGCCGGCCTGCTCGCCGCTGTCCCCGTCTTGGCCGCCGCCGAGACGGTGCGGATCGGCCTGCACGGCGTGATCAGCCGTCGCGCGCGGGCCGATTGGTGGCAGCAGGCGATCGCCGACCACGCGGCGACCCACTACTCGACCCCGCCCGCCGAGCTACTGCGTGATCTGCTCGCCGACGCCGCCGTGCTCGAGAGGCACATCGCCGACGGCGTAGACGCCGACCGAGGCGGCCTGCTGCGCGCGGCCGGCTATCTGGCCGGAGTCACCGCGCTGGCCTGGTCGAATCTGGGCGAGCGCCGCCAGGCCCACCGCTGGTGGCAGACCGCCCTCGACGCGGCCGACCAATCGGGGGATCGGGCTGCGCAGGTGTGGGTACGCGCGTGGGCAGTGACCAACGGCCCGAACATCGGCCGTCAGCCGAAGGAGAGCCTGGCGCTGGCCCGGCAACGCCTCGACGAGCGACCAGCCCCGGACAGTGCGTCGTGCGTACTCCTGGGTGGACTGGCTCAGACCCAGGCGGACCTGGGCGATCCCGCAGCCGTGACCACGTTGCGGCAGTTGGCCGAGCTGACGGAGCGTGTCCCGCCGGAGGTCGCCGCGGACCGCGTGTCGTTGTTCGGCTGGCCTGAGGTGCGGCTGCGGTACGCCCAGTCGTATGTGCACACCGTGCGGCGCGACACCGCCGCGGCCTACGCCGCGCAGGACCGGGCGCTGGAACTCTATGGCCCTGACCTGCCCCGGGACCGGGCCAAGGTCTTGCTGCACCGGTCTCGGTGCCTGGTCATCGAGGGTGACATCACCGGCGGTACGGTCAGCGCCGTCGAGGTGCTCGACGACCTCGACCCCACCGTGCGCCTGGAAAGCGTCAAGGTGTCGGCGACCGCGGTGCTTGCCGCTGTTCCGTTCGACGCCCGAAAGCTGCCGGCGGTCACCGCACTTGGCGAACGCCTGGCGGCCAGGTGACCGACTTGCGCGTCGTCCGGGGCGGGCGGGTCTGCCTCGGCCGAGGACGCGAGCGCCTACTGGGCGTCTATCGCGAGGTCTACGCGGACGTTCTGCGGGAGCCGTTCTTCAGCGAATCCCGCTACTGGCAGCGTCTGGAAGGGTACGCCGAGCGGAACGGCTTCGCGCTGGTCGTGGGGGACGTCGACGGTGAGCTGGTGGGGTACGCGCTCGGCTGCACCCTCCCGGCGCAGGCGCGCTGGTGGAACGGCTTGGTCGATCCCGTCGACGCCGGGCTGCTCGCCGAGGACGGTCGGCGCACGTTCGCCCTCAACGAGATCATGGTCCGGGCGGCTTGGCGACGTCGTGGCTTCGCCCGTGCGCTGCACGACGCCTTGCTGGCCGGGCGGCCGGAGCAGCGGGCGACGCTTCTGGTGGACCCGGCGAACGGGCCGGCTCGGGCGGCTTACCTCTCGTGGGGCTGGTACGCCTTCGGCCGGGTCAAGCCGTTCCCGGACAGCGCGACCTTCGAGGCGCTCATGCTCGACCTCACCCGCGGTTAGCCCTGGGGAGCCGCTCGTGGCAGCTCCCCAGGGCGTTTTCGAGAGGGGATTGAGGTCTAGCCGATGAACAGCAGCCGGTTCGGCGAACCGGTTCCGGCGTTGCTCACGACGTTCTGAGTGGCGCTGTCGACGAGGTAATCGCCTACCTGCTGGGGGGTGAAGCCGGGATGGGCGGCCAGGACCAGCGCGGCGGCGCCGGCGACGTGCGGGCTCGCCATGGAGGTGCCGCTCTTGACGCTGCTCGCGGTGTCCGACGTGATTCCCGCTGAGGTGATGTCAGTGCCGGGCGCGAAGATGTCCAGGCACTTGCCGATGTTCGAGGAGGCCGCCCGCGCGTCAGTAGGAGTGGTGTTGCCGACGGTGATCGCGTTCGGTACGCGGGCCGGCGAGTAACCGCAGGCGTTGGAGCCGAACAGGTTGCCCGCGGCGACCGCGTAGGTGACGCCGTCGGCGATAGAGTTGGTGATCGCCGCGTCCATCGGCTTGCTGGTCGAGCCGCTGATCGAGATGTTCGCGACAGCCGGTCCGGTGGTGTGGTCGGCGGTCACCCAGTCGATCCCGGCGATGATGCCGGCGGTCGTGCCGCCGCCGGTGCAGCTCATCACCCGGACCGCCACCAGGGTGACACCTTTGCCGACGCCGTAGGACGAACCGCCGACGGTGCCGGCGACGTGGGTGCCGTGGCCGTGGCAGTCGGTGGCGTCGTTGTCGTTGTCGACGGTGTCGATGCCGGAGATCGCGCGACCGCCGAAGTCGGCGTGGGTCAGCCTGATGCCGGTGTCGATGATGTACGCCTTCACGCCCGCGCCGGTGTTCGCGTAGGTGTAGGCGTTGTCGAGGGGGAGTGCTCGCTGGTCGATCCGGTCGAGTCCCCACGAGGGGACCGGCGTCTGAGTTTCCGCGAGGGACACCGTTTCGTTCTGCTGCACGTAGTCGACGGCCGGGTCGGCGGCGAGCCGGCGGGCCGCTCGTTCGGTCAGGTTCACCTCGAAGCCATGCAAGGCCGCGGTGTAGACGCGGCCGGTTGTTCCGCCGTATCGGCCGACGAGCCCTTTGGCTTTCGTGGGGACGGCGCTCGCGGTGGCCGCCGAGTCGCGAAGCACGACGATGTAGGAGCCGCTGATGGCGGTGGACGGGTCGGCGTAAAGGACGGTTCCCTCAGCCGGTGCCGCTTGGGCCGGCGTGCTGAAGGCGACTGCGGCCGCCACTGCGAAGGCGGCGGCGAGGACGCGATGGGGTTTCATGTGCTCACTCCTTGCGGGGCGGGGCGGTCCCGTTTCCGGGACCGCCCGCTCGGTGATCAGCAGCTGGGTTCGCTCTTCTGCACCGGAACCGTGACCGCGTTCCAGGCCGCCTTCGTGGCGTTGTACAGCGCGCAGGTCGGGTCAAGAGCCTTGGCGGCCTTGAGGGTCCCGGCGCGATACGTCAGGTACGAACTCTTGGAGTTCTTCAGCAGCATCGCGGTGTAGAGGATCTTGATCGCGTTCTGGATTCCGACTCCGGTGGGGACGGTGCTGCCGTCGCAGGTGGGGCTGACCGGCTGGCCGTTGGTCGGGTTCGAGCCTTCGGCCAGCAGGTAGAACCAGTGGTTGCCGACGCCGGCCCACTTGTGTTCCTCGTAGAGCTTGCCCGTGTAGCAGTTGGGGTCGTTGTTGACCAGCGACGGGTTGTACATGTTGCGGATCGGCAAGCCTGTTCCCTTGAGGTTGACGGCCCCGCCCACGAGGTAGTCGGTGCGGCCGAGCACGAACGCCTCCGTCGCGGCGCCGAAGGCGTCCGCCACGAATTCCGAGGTGCCGATCGTGGACCCGGCGCTGCCGGTGTGGTAATCGACGCCATGACCCAGCTCGTGCGCGACGACGTCGATGTCGCCGATCCACTGACCCGCGGTGTTGTGTCCGATCTGAATTTGGATCCCATCCTGGTAGAAGGCATTGATCGCCTGGTAGCCCACGCGAACCGGAACCGCACCGCCACTGCCGTCCATTCCGGAGCGGCCGAGCCATTGCGACAGCATCCGCATCTCGCCCTCGGCGCCGTAGAGCGCGTCCACGCAGCCGGTCTCGCGATCGGTGGGGTCTCCATTGCCGAACAGGTCGTCGGGTCCGGAGAAGGTGATGTTGGTGGCGGAGTCCTGGCACGACAAGTTGGCGGTTCCCGGCGCGGCCATGCTGTAGGTGCTGCCGGAGTGCGTCGTGTCGAGGGGGACGGTGCCGTTCCATGCCGAAGTGCCGGTTCCGTAGTGGACGTGCTCCTGACGGTCGAGAACCGCACCGGTCAGCGCGTCCACCTGGACGGTGAGGCTGCTGAAGCCTTCGGCGCCGATCCCGGTGACAGTGGTCTCCCAGGCCAGCCGGGCCTGGTCGCCGAGGGCGTCGACGACCAGCTGCGTTCCCTCGGTGCTGTTCACCGACGTCAGCTGCGCCTTGGCGATCGCCTCCGCGCGCTCCTTGCCGAGTTGCGGCGTCGTCGACAGCTCACCGATGCCTGCCCGCTGCGCGACGGAGTCGATGACCACCCGATCGTTGCGGTCAGTGGCGAGGACGAAGTCGCCGCCGACGACCTTGAGGCCCTTGTAAGTCCGGTCGTAGGCGCGGAACGTCAGGCCGCCGGAGGTGGTGGCCGAACGCTGCGTGAACCGGTCGTGCGCGCTCGCGTGCAGGAAGGCCGCCTTGTTCGCGAGCAACGCCGCCGGAGTGTTCGACCGGTCGAGACTCGCGTCGGCCGGAACGGTGAACGCGGTGAGTACGCCGCAGACGGTGAGTATGGCGCTGGCAGCCAGCGCACTTCTGCGTATGCGTGATGTCACGGTGATCCTTTCCCGTGCGGGGGGTGAGGGGCGTGGCGGGCGAAACCACGACGATCGATGGGAAAGGAGGCTATCGACTGCCCCGGATTTTTGGCCGTTTTGCGGCCGCCAGTGGTATTCAGCCGTATTCACGTGGCGAATTCGGGCCGCCCGAGCCGGACTCGACGTGCCGGGCGACGACTCCGGTCGGGCCGGATGGGGCGTATTCACCGTATTCATGGGGCTGACCAGTACGAACGTTCTCCACGTGCCGCGCGTTGTGGCATCGAGACCCTTGACCGCGTGAATGGGCTGTCCGAGTCTTCGTGCACCGGACGACGTCCTTCATGCACCAGGCGACGTCCGCCCGACAACCGGCCGCCGGACCCGCTGTTCTGCCTCGACGGAGCCCATCCCTCCCCATCGGCTCGATCGCGACAACGGCGGGCCGGATCGGCCGGTCAGCCACTTTGCCGTGCCGCACCGCTCTCGTCTCCGCTCTCAGCGACGTACAGCGGTGCGGCACGCCCACCCGAGGAGTGACGATGACGTTCACGCGTCTGCTACCCAGATTGGCGGTCACCGCGGCTTTCGCCTTGGTGGCCGCGATGACCGCCACCGGTCAACCCGCCCAGGCCGGGCCGGTCGGCCAGATCCTGTACGCCGGTGATTCCACGGCGATCCCCGGTTCCTACATCGTGGTCCTGAAGGACGACGTCAGCACGAGTTCGCTCACCGCCACCGCGAGCGGCCTTGCGAACCGATACGGCGGGTCGATCAACCGCACGTACAAGCACGCGGTGCACGGATTCTCCGCGAAGATGTCCGCGACCGCTGCCGCCCAGCTCGCCGCGAACCCGGACGTGGCGTATGTGGAGCAGGATCGCACCATTTCCCTGGCGGGCACGCAGGCTCCTACGCCGTCGTGGGGGCTTGACCGCATCGATCAGCGGGCGCTGCCCCTGGACAACTCCTACACCTATGCGAACAACGGCGCTGGGGTGAAGGCGTACATCATCGACACCGGCATCAACTTCACGCACAGCGACTTCGGTGGCCGGGCGATCTCCGGTGCCGACACCGTCGACAACGACAACGACGCCAGCGACTGCCACGGGCACGGCAGCCACGTCGCCGGCACCGTCGGCGGCACCTCCTACGGCGTCGCGAAAGGCGTCACGCTGGTCGGCGTACGCGTCATCGGCTGCACCGGGTCGGGCACCTACTCCGGCGTCATCGCCGGGGTCGACTGGGTCGCCGCCGACCACGCGGCCGGTGCGCGAGCTGTGGCCAACATGAGCCTCGCCGGACCCTACGATGCGGGCCTGAACACCGCAGTCGCCCGCGCGATCAGCGACGGTGTGGTCTTCGCCGTCGCCGCTGCGAACAGCAACGCCGACGCCTGCTCGTTCACCCCGGCCATGGTTCCCGAGGCGATCACGGTCGGCGCGACAACCGACACGGACACCCGGGCGTCCTACTCCGACTACGGCTATTGCGTGGACATCTTCGCGCCCGGCAGCGGCATCACCTCGGCATGGATCGGCTCGGACACCGCGACCAAGACCGCCAACGGCACGTCGATGGCGACCCCGCACGTGACCGGCGCGGCCGCGCTGGTCCTCGCCGCGAACCCCGGCTTCACTCCGCAGCAGGTACGCGACAAGCTGGTCGTCAACACCGCCACCTACGGTGTCGTCACCGATCCGGGCCCCGGGTCGCCGAACCGGCTGCTCAACGTCAGCAACGTCGCACCGCCGTCGCAGGACTTCGCCATGGCCGTGACGCCCGGGTCCGGCAACACCGGCATCGGCGGCTCGCTCACGGCGACCGTCAGCACCACCACCACGGTGGGCAGCGCCGAACCCGTGACCTTCGCGGTCGCCGGCGGCCTTCCTGCCGGAGCCACCGCCACCTTCAGCCCGGCGACGGTCACCTCCGGCGGCAGCTCGACGATGACCATCACGACCTCGGCGTCGACGGCGCCGGGCACCTATCCGGTCACCCTCAAGGGCGCCGGCACCTATCACGCCCAGAACGCGACGTTCACGCTGACCGTGAACGCGGCCCCCGGCTGCTCGCAGACCAACGGGACCGACGTGCCGATCCTCGAGGGCACCAAACAGCCCCAGGAGAGCCCGATCACGATCTCCGGCTGCGCCGGATCCGTGGGGATGAGCACGGTCGAGGTGCACATCAAGCACACCTACATCAGCGACCTGATCGTCACCCTGGTCTCGCCGAACAAGACCTCCTACATCCTGCACAACCGGGCAGGCGTATCCGCGGTCAACATCGACAAGGTCTACACCCTCAACCTTTCCGGCCAGACCGCGAACGGCACCTGGAAGCTGACCGCACGCGACGCAGCGAAAACGGGTGACGCCGGCTACATCGACAGCTGGACGCTCAACCTCGGCACCTGACGCGGACCAGAGGTGCTGGTGGACGCACCCGCCAGCACCTCTCCCGCCATCTTTCACCCCTCCTGTCATCGGCCTGCCAACCATCTTCCTGGGGAGGCTCCCATGCGACGAAAGGTCGCAGCGTTCGTCATCGTCCTCGCGGTCGGAGCGGCCGCCTTCCAACCCGGTCCGGCGTTGAGCGCGCCGCTGGACTCGCCCGGCTCCAGCCCGGCGCAGTACGTCGTCGACGGTCCGCAGACCTTCACCGAGGCCGACGCGGTCGCCCGGACCGGGGCCGCGATCGACTCGATCGAGCACGGCAAGCTCTACATCACCGCGACGACCGAAGAGGTCAACCAGATCACCAAGCTCGGTTTCCACGCGACACGGCTAGGCGCACCCGCGCCGGTCGCACCGCCGGGAGTCGGCGCGTTCGACTTCCCCTCGGCCGACTCTGGTTACCACAACTACGCCGAGACGAACGCTGAGCTAGACAAGATCGTGGCGGACCACCCGGCGATCGCGCAGAAGTTCAGCATCGGCACCTCGTACGAGGGCCGGGCGATCTACGGCGTGAAGATCTCCGACAACGTCGGGATCGATGAGAACGAACCGGAGGTGCTGTACAACGCGAACCAGCACGCCCGTGAGCACATCACCGTCGAGCAGGCGCTCTACCTGGCGAACCTGTTCACGGATTCCTACGGCACGGACGCGCGCATCACGAACCTGGTGAACAGTCGCGAGTTCTGGATCATCCCGATGATCAATCCGGACGGTGCCGAGTACGACGTGGCGTCCGGGACGTACCAGATGTGGCGTAAGAATCGGCAGCCCAACGGTTCGAACCGGAAGAACGTCGGCACCGACCTCAACCGCAACTGGTCCTACAAGTGGGGATGCTGCAACGGATCCAGCAGCACTGCGTCGGCTGAGGACTATCGGGGGCCGTTCGCGTTCTCGGCTCCGGAGGCACAGCGTTTGCGGGACTTCGTTCTCAGCCGACGGGTCGGCGGCGTACAGCAGATCAAGGTCAACATCGACTTCCACTCGTACTCGGAGTTGATCCTGTGGCCGTACGGCTACACGCGTGCGGACACCGGGCCGGACATGTCGGTGGACCAGCAAGCCACGTTCGTGGCGATCGGCAATCAGATGGCCGTGACCAACGGCTACACGGCGAAGCAGGCGAGTTCGCTGTACGTCGCGGACGGCACCCTCAACGACTGGATGTTCCACGACCAGGGCATCTTCTCGTATACGTTCGAGATGTACCCGATCTGGTGCTGCACCGGTGGCGACTTCTACCCGCCCGACGAGCAGATCGTTCCGCAGACGACGCGCAACAAGGAAGCCGTCCTGATCCTCTCCGAGTACGCGGACTGCGTGTACCGCGCCATCGGAAAGGAGACGCAGTACTGCACCGCTGCGTAGCCCGAACACGATCGTGCGGTTCCTGGTGGCTGGAGCTACCGGGAACCGCACGTTATTCGTCGCGCCGAGCACTGTGAATACAGTTCGGTTCCGATCGCAGGCTGGTTTGCGGGCCGGCGAACCTACACTCCCAGATCATGAGACGCTATGCGACCGCTGTCGCGGCAGCGATGGTCCTGCTCTTGGGGGCCGGATCAACCGCACACGCCGCCACCCCGCCGCCCTCAGAGTTCGGCAACGACTGGGACGACCCACGCACGGCCACCCCGCCGATCGCCAGGCCCGATGGACCGTCATGCACGATCCGAATCGTCAACCATCAGTTCGTTAACTTCGATCCCTTCGTCGGCGCGTACGCCCCACCGGCCGAGTGCGCCGGTCCATGGCAGACGGTCGTGCTGACGGTGCACGGAGCCGTTCGAGGCCGTCAGTTCGACCGGCTGGGCCGCTTGGCGATCGGGGGCGCCACCATCTTCAAGACGTCGACCCCGGAGCCGTCGGTCGACGGGATCGCGTGGACGGTCGAGAAGGACGTGACCGCGTACTCCGCGTTGCTGTCGAGACCTCAGCAGGTGACGATGTGGCTCGGCAATGTCGTCGACGACACCTACACCGGCGTTCTGGACATCCAGGCAGATCTGACGTTCTACCCTGGCGGCAGGCCCACGGGAACCCCCGACGACGTACTGCCGCTCGCCGACACCGCCAGCGACGGCCCAGACACGACGGGCAGCCTGACGGTCGCCCGTAACACCGAGCGTCTGGTCGCCGAGGTCTACGCGACCGGCTCCGGCGGTGGCTGCGAGGAGTTCTGGTACATCACCGCTCCCTCCGCCAGCGGCTACTCCTGCCCGGCCGACAACGGTCCCTACCGTGAGGTGCAGGTGCTCGTCGACGGCGAGATCGCAGGCATCGCCATGCCCTATCCGCACATCTACACCGGAGGCTGGTCCAACCCCTTCCTCTGGTACGCCATACCTGCGCCACGCGCCTTCAACGTCGCGCCGGTCACGTATGACCTGAGTCCGTTCGTCGGCCGGTTGACGGACGGCAAACGCCATCAGGTGCGCGTACACGTGCTCGGGGTACCGGCCGGGCAGGGCGGCTGGGAGGCGCCGACGAACTTCTTCGCCTGGCGCGACGCCGGTTCCGCGGTGGTGGCCGGTGCCTTGCTCGCCTCTCATGTCTCCGAACTGGACAATGCCGTGACCGTGGGTTCGAGTGACGTCACCGTGGCGGCAGCGCACAAGTTCACCGCCGTAGGCTATGTGCAGACCTCGCACGGCCGGGTGACGTACAACGTGCAGCGCACCGTCGGAAACACCTCACACCACGTCTGGGGTGAGCAGGAAAACCCCGATGCGCTCAAAGCCGAATGGACCGACAACTCCACGGTGGTCGTCGCTGGCCGGCAACCCTCGATAACCGTCCATAATGCGCGCTATCTCCTCGACGGCTCGGTCATCATCTCCGCCGAGAACCGCCTCACCACCACGTTCACGGTGACCGACGCTGCGACCCACTCGACCGTCGGCCCGAAGTCGTCCACCAGGTGGACGCAGGACGACACCTTCACGGGCACGGCGAGCTGGACACTTGGGGTTCCGCGCCCGGACCGGCACGCGACCGGCACCTCGCGCCAGCGTTACCAGCTCCACGGAGACACCTGTTACGACCACACGATCGCCACCGTGAACGGCTACTTCACCGAGGACAGCTCGGGCTGCTGACCATGCGGTGATCAACACCCGGAGCGTCCATACACACCTGTCGACACGGGACGGGATTGTATGGACGCCCCTATTCACCCCGGTGCCGATCGGCGTGGCCGACAGCCCTCAATAGCTTGTAGCGCGCAGCCCGCGATGGCGGTCTAGGATCGCGTGGCGAGATGATCATAGGGGGGCGCTGACGACGGGGGGATCGCGGCCAGAGCGCGACGAGACGGGGCGGAAGAATCCGACGCCGATCTGTTCTCTGGCTGACAGCGTTGCTGATGCTCGCTGCGGGCTGCGCCACCGGCGGCACCCCGGCCGGGCTCGCGGACAGCCCATCCGCACCTCCCGAGCAGCCGAAGGTCGGTGACTGCCGGGTCGCACTCGGCACCTACCAGATGAAGGTCGACTGTCTGCAGCCGCACAGTGGGGAGACGGTCTTCGTCGCGTCCCTCGCCGGGGCGTTCTCGTCGGCTTCGGAGCCGCCCAAGGCGACCGACGAAAGCCAAAGGCAAGGGCACCAAGGTTCCGCACTACACCTGAGAAGCACGGACCGGTCATGACTCAGCCGCGAAGTCTTCGCGTCGTCTGGCACGATGGCTCGAATGGTGACCAGCGTGCCGATGTTCTGGGTTGGCGGCACACCCGGTTCCGGCAAGTCGACGATAGTCCGCCGGCTCGCCCGCGAGCTCGACCTCGCATTGCACCCGGTGGACGCGTACACCTATGACCACCTGGAGCGCCTCGGCGCTCTCGGGCCCCCGCTCGATGAGGTGCTCGCGTTCGGCCCGGTGGCCGCGGCCGATGACTTCGAGCGTACGTCCGCACTCCGGCTGCCGACCGTGATGGACGACGTCCGAGCTGCTCGAGTCGCTGGGGTGCCGACGCTCGTGGAAGGGCCGCAACTGCATCCAGGAGCGGCGGCGACGTGGTCACCTATCGGCGCGATCTGGCTTGTCACCACCGCCGAGCGTACGCGGGCGGCCCGACGGCAACGGCTCGTGGAAGGAGACCACGCGGCCCGCTTCCGGGTGGAAGCGCTGGTCGAACGGGACCAGTTGATCAGCGCGCGTCTTCGAGCAGCGGCTTCGGCGGCGGGACGCGCCGTCGTGGAAGTCCCGACCGACGTCGAGTGGGACGAGGTGGTGGCATCGGTGCGTACGGCCGTCAACACCGCCACGGCGCCCTTCGCGCGGTTGCGACCCGGGCGGGAACTGGCGTCGCGACGACGTGCTGAGAACGACGTCGTCCATCGGCAGATCGTGGCGCATGAGCGGCACATCGAGGCGACCCTCCCGGCCTTTCCGTACGCATGCGTGTGCGGCCAGAGCGGCTGCACTGACACGACCCCGGCCACGTCGGCCGAGTACCGCGGGCGCGGCTAGACCTCAAGCGTTCACCGCCGGGCTGCACCCGGAGCACCACGAGGTTCGGTCCTGTCGACACGGCGATCGCGCCGACCGGCTGCCGCTCCGCCGGGGAGCCGTCGAGGCGTTCACCGGCATGGTCGCCGAGGCGCATGTGCCCGGCACCGATTTCGGCGAGCTGCAGAGCCTCAACAGAGCGATGCGCCGGCGGCTCCGGCGTACCACTGAGGCATCTCCAAGGGACCATTGTGAAGTCGTCGCGGCTGAGCCGGTAGACACGATGATCGGAGCAGGCGACCACGCTGTAGCTCGTGTCGGTGACGCCGACGAGCGGCATCGGCACGCTGCGCTGTCCGTCGACGACCATCCGCCCGACCTGAAACGCCGCGGCGTTGACGGTGTACGCGAGACCGCCGAACAGCACCACTGCCGCGAGTACGCCCGCCGTCTCCCGGTGTAGATAGGGTCGAGTCCATGCGCCGAGTACGACGAAGGCGGCGACGCAAGAGAGCAGCATCACGAGCATGGCCTGCCACCAAAGGCCGCCGTCAATCAGCCCATGTGCGCACTGAAGGCCAACGCGTACGCCACGGCCACGACATAGTGCCGCCGATGAGCTCGGCGAGAAGCCCGATCTTGGCCGGCGGCGGATCCGTC
This genomic interval carries:
- a CDS encoding peptide-N4-asparagine amidase: MRRYATAVAAAMVLLLGAGSTAHAATPPPSEFGNDWDDPRTATPPIARPDGPSCTIRIVNHQFVNFDPFVGAYAPPAECAGPWQTVVLTVHGAVRGRQFDRLGRLAIGGATIFKTSTPEPSVDGIAWTVEKDVTAYSALLSRPQQVTMWLGNVVDDTYTGVLDIQADLTFYPGGRPTGTPDDVLPLADTASDGPDTTGSLTVARNTERLVAEVYATGSGGGCEEFWYITAPSASGYSCPADNGPYREVQVLVDGEIAGIAMPYPHIYTGGWSNPFLWYAIPAPRAFNVAPVTYDLSPFVGRLTDGKRHQVRVHVLGVPAGQGGWEAPTNFFAWRDAGSAVVAGALLASHVSELDNAVTVGSSDVTVAAAHKFTAVGYVQTSHGRVTYNVQRTVGNTSHHVWGEQENPDALKAEWTDNSTVVVAGRQPSITVHNARYLLDGSVIISAENRLTTTFTVTDAATHSTVGPKSSTRWTQDDTFTGTASWTLGVPRPDRHATGTSRQRYQLHGDTCYDHTIATVNGYFTEDSSGC